One genomic segment of Fictibacillus halophilus includes these proteins:
- the rimI gene encoding ribosomal protein S18-alanine N-acetyltransferase produces the protein MGEPYTFRLAKVSDIDDILGIEQASFAVPWSREAFYREIVENQFAHYLVIEDSFQPVGYCGIWLVMDEAHVTNIAILPSYRGRKLGEMLMREAIKLAKMHGAVSMTLEARVSNHVAQNLYKKLGFEAGGIRKNYYSDNGEDALVMWVEL, from the coding sequence ATGGGAGAGCCTTATACATTCAGACTGGCAAAAGTAAGCGATATAGATGATATCCTTGGGATCGAGCAAGCATCGTTTGCTGTTCCATGGTCCCGAGAAGCTTTTTATAGAGAAATCGTTGAGAACCAGTTCGCTCATTACCTCGTTATCGAAGACTCCTTTCAGCCGGTCGGTTATTGTGGCATCTGGCTCGTTATGGACGAGGCACATGTTACGAACATCGCAATCCTTCCTTCTTATAGAGGAAGAAAGCTAGGGGAGATGCTCATGAGAGAAGCGATCAAACTTGCGAAGATGCATGGCGCGGTATCGATGACGCTAGAGGCACGCGTAAGTAATCATGTGGCACAGAACTTATATAAAAAACTAGGATTTGAAGCAGGCGGTATTCGAAAAAACTATTATAGCGATAATGGTGAAGATGCTTTAGTCATGTGGGTGGAATTATGA
- the tsaD gene encoding tRNA (adenosine(37)-N6)-threonylcarbamoyltransferase complex transferase subunit TsaD, with translation MIKDELILAIETSCDETAVAIVKNGTELLANVVASQIESHKRFGGVVPEVASRHHVEEITVVIEEALNQAELEPGDLTAVAVTEGPGLVGALLIGVNAAKAFAFAHGLPLVPVHHIAGHIYANRLEKEMTFPLLSLIVSGGHTELVLMEEHGTFKVIGETRDDAAGEAYDKVARTLNMPYPGGPHIDKLAQEGEANIDLPRAWLEPNSLDFSFSGLKSAVINTVHNATQRGEVIKPEDLAASFQASVVDVLVEKTYRAAEQYNVKQVLLAGGVAANKGLRHMLENRFNGTKYDLVIPPLHLCTDNAAMIGAAGSVAYQKGTRGDMALNGVPGLDLEAQ, from the coding sequence ATGATAAAAGATGAATTGATATTAGCGATAGAAACAAGCTGTGATGAGACAGCAGTAGCGATTGTGAAGAACGGTACAGAACTGTTGGCAAACGTTGTCGCGTCACAGATCGAGAGTCATAAGCGTTTTGGCGGCGTTGTTCCTGAGGTGGCGTCACGCCATCATGTTGAAGAGATTACGGTCGTAATTGAAGAAGCGCTGAATCAAGCGGAGTTAGAGCCAGGAGATCTTACAGCAGTTGCTGTAACAGAAGGACCAGGCCTCGTCGGAGCACTATTAATCGGTGTTAACGCAGCGAAAGCGTTCGCTTTTGCACACGGGCTACCGCTCGTTCCTGTGCATCATATCGCAGGACATATCTATGCGAACCGACTTGAAAAAGAAATGACGTTTCCACTGTTGTCTCTTATCGTCTCAGGCGGGCATACAGAGCTTGTCCTGATGGAGGAGCACGGAACGTTCAAAGTAATCGGTGAAACGAGAGACGACGCAGCAGGGGAAGCGTATGATAAAGTGGCGCGAACACTGAACATGCCATACCCAGGCGGTCCTCATATCGATAAGCTGGCACAAGAGGGTGAAGCGAACATTGACCTGCCTCGCGCTTGGCTAGAGCCGAACTCGCTTGATTTCAGCTTCAGCGGCTTGAAGTCAGCTGTTATCAACACGGTTCACAATGCAACACAGCGTGGAGAAGTGATCAAGCCTGAAGATCTCGCTGCAAGCTTCCAAGCGAGTGTTGTGGATGTACTTGTGGAAAAAACATATCGTGCCGCAGAGCAATATAACGTAAAACAAGTCCTCTTGGCCGGTGGAGTAGCGGCGAACAAAGGACTTCGTCACATGCTAGAGAACCGTTTTAATGGAACAAAGTATGATCTCGTCATTCCTCCGCTTCACTTATGCACAGATAATGCAGCTATGATTGGTGCTGCAGGAAGTGTGGCGTACCAAAAAGGAACGCGTGGAGATATGGCATTAAACGGTGTACCTGGATTAGATTTAGAAGCGCAATAA
- the abc-f gene encoding ribosomal protection-like ABC-F family protein yields MIILQVQDVTKSFGADVILSNIKLEVQKGERIALVGRNGAGKSTLLRVITGEYSYDSGHVMIPKDVKTGYLAQDAGLDSDESIWNEMLSVFEDLRKKEKKLREMEARMGDPEVIANEAEYERLLKDYDALQVTFKDEGGYQYEAEIRTVLHGFQFADFDRDTKINTLSGGQKTRLALAKLLLTKPDLLILDEPTNHLDIKTLTWLEQYLQSYPGGILIVSHDRYFLDKIVTTVYEVSRKRSYRFTGNYSSYLEQKAERFAQEMKEFEKQQEQVAKLEDFIQRNIVRASTTKRAQSRRKQLEKMELKERPAGAEKSASFSFEIERQSGNDVLKLENVSTGYEDGEPLFKNVSVAINRQDSVAIVGPNGIGKSTLLKVIRKQLPLISGDIRYGSGLMISHYDQEQADLHSRKTLLNELWDDYPEKTEKEIRSILGQFLFSGDDVLKLVTELSGGQKARLALAKLMMEKGNLLLLDEPTNHLDLDSKEILEQALIHYPGTILFVSHDRYFINRIATKVVELAPTGMTEYLGDYDYYTEKKNEMKAREEIAARQKAENAVNTPSSNQGNGAKNSIDKEAKKLDRKRQRRIEEIDGLLEGLETKITLAEAELCKPEVFQDYEKTQEFQSQLDVLNEEMETLMEEWEELQNA; encoded by the coding sequence ATGATTATTTTACAAGTTCAGGACGTTACGAAGTCGTTTGGCGCGGACGTTATTTTATCGAATATAAAACTAGAGGTTCAAAAAGGTGAGCGGATCGCGCTTGTTGGGCGGAACGGTGCGGGTAAATCTACGCTGCTACGCGTGATTACTGGTGAGTATTCCTACGATTCTGGTCATGTCATGATTCCGAAAGACGTGAAAACTGGTTATCTCGCACAAGATGCGGGGCTGGACTCCGATGAGTCGATTTGGAACGAGATGCTCTCGGTGTTTGAAGACCTTCGTAAAAAAGAGAAAAAGCTGCGTGAGATGGAAGCGCGTATGGGCGATCCAGAAGTGATTGCGAATGAAGCGGAGTATGAACGTCTCTTAAAAGACTATGATGCGCTGCAAGTAACATTTAAAGACGAAGGTGGCTATCAGTATGAAGCAGAAATTCGTACGGTACTTCACGGTTTTCAGTTTGCCGATTTTGATCGCGATACGAAGATCAACACATTAAGTGGAGGGCAAAAAACGAGACTCGCACTCGCAAAGCTCCTATTAACTAAACCAGATCTACTCATTCTCGATGAGCCGACGAACCACTTAGACATCAAAACGCTCACGTGGCTCGAGCAATATCTGCAGAGTTATCCCGGCGGCATTTTGATCGTCTCCCATGACCGGTATTTCCTCGATAAGATCGTAACGACCGTTTATGAGGTTTCTAGAAAACGTTCTTACCGTTTCACAGGTAACTATTCTAGCTATCTCGAGCAAAAAGCGGAGCGTTTCGCTCAAGAGATGAAAGAGTTTGAGAAGCAGCAAGAGCAGGTTGCGAAGTTAGAAGATTTTATTCAGCGCAACATCGTGCGTGCTTCGACTACGAAACGTGCACAGAGTCGTCGCAAACAGTTAGAGAAGATGGAATTAAAAGAGCGTCCCGCTGGTGCCGAAAAGTCTGCTAGTTTTTCTTTTGAGATTGAGAGACAAAGCGGGAACGATGTGCTGAAGCTTGAGAACGTGAGCACAGGATATGAAGACGGTGAGCCGTTATTTAAGAACGTATCGGTAGCGATCAACCGCCAGGACAGCGTCGCGATCGTTGGACCGAACGGTATCGGCAAATCGACTTTATTAAAAGTGATACGTAAGCAGCTGCCGCTCATATCGGGCGATATACGGTACGGCAGTGGACTCATGATCTCTCACTATGATCAGGAACAAGCGGATCTGCATTCCCGCAAGACTCTTCTTAACGAGCTGTGGGATGACTATCCGGAAAAAACAGAAAAAGAGATCCGCTCGATCCTCGGACAGTTCCTGTTTAGCGGTGACGATGTACTTAAGCTTGTAACAGAGCTGAGCGGTGGTCAGAAGGCTCGACTTGCCCTGGCGAAGCTTATGATGGAGAAAGGAAACCTTCTTCTGCTGGACGAGCCGACGAACCATCTGGATCTTGACAGCAAAGAGATCCTTGAACAAGCTCTGATCCACTATCCTGGTACGATCCTATTCGTATCGCATGACCGTTATTTCATAAACCGTATCGCCACGAAAGTCGTTGAGCTCGCGCCAACAGGCATGACCGAGTATCTAGGTGACTACGACTATTACACCGAAAAGAAAAATGAGATGAAAGCACGTGAAGAAATCGCTGCGCGCCAGAAAGCGGAGAACGCGGTTAACACTCCTTCTTCAAACCAAGGAAACGGTGCGAAAAACTCGATCGATAAAGAAGCGAAGAAGCTGGATCGTAAAAGACAGCGCCGTATCGAGGAGATCGATGGTCTGCTTGAAGGACTAGAAACGAAAATCACTTTGGCCGAAGCTGAACTTTGTAAACCTGAAGTCTTTCAGGATTATGAAAAGACGCAAGAATTCCAGTCTCAGCTTGATGTTTTGAATGAAGAGATGGAAACGTTGATGGAAGAATGGGAAGAACTACAAAATGCTTAA
- the moaC gene encoding cyclic pyranopterin monophosphate synthase MoaC: protein MTEFTHFNEEGRARMVDISEKETSHRTAVAVSGVTVSEEVFLKIKENGFKKGDVLAVAQIAGIMAAKKTSDWIPMCHPLSLTGVDLSFSWDELADSMFKLNIQVEVKTKGSTGVEMEALTAASAAALTVYDMCKAADKGMVIGPTYLHSKTGGKNGDFLRSSSPDKI, encoded by the coding sequence ATGACAGAGTTTACCCATTTTAACGAAGAAGGCCGTGCGCGCATGGTTGATATTTCGGAAAAAGAAACATCTCACCGAACAGCCGTAGCGGTAAGCGGGGTAACGGTTTCTGAAGAAGTCTTCCTTAAGATCAAAGAAAACGGATTTAAAAAAGGGGACGTTCTAGCCGTCGCACAGATCGCTGGAATCATGGCTGCGAAAAAAACCTCTGACTGGATTCCGATGTGTCACCCGTTATCACTGACTGGCGTTGATCTGTCTTTTTCATGGGATGAATTAGCGGACAGCATGTTTAAATTAAACATCCAAGTTGAAGTGAAAACGAAGGGCAGCACCGGTGTTGAGATGGAGGCGTTAACAGCGGCTTCTGCAGCAGCGTTAACCGTCTATGATATGTGTAAAGCAGCGGATAAGGGAATGGTGATCGGGCCTACATACCTCCATTCGAAAACAGGAGGAAAGAATGGGGACTTTCTACGTTCTTCAAGCCCTGACAAAATATGA
- a CDS encoding redox-sensing transcriptional repressor Rex, with the protein MNQDQLKIPHATAKRLPLYYRFLKNLSSSGKQRVSSAELSEAVKVDSATIRRDFSYFGALGKKGYGYNVNYLLSFFAKTLNQDETTTVALIGVGNLGTAFLHYNFTKNNNTKIEVAFDVDRAKIGSEIAGVPIYHTEDIEQELKNRGIDVAILTVPVGAAQSIADQLERAGVTGILNFTPARLTVSPEIRVHHIDLAVELQSLVYFMKNYS; encoded by the coding sequence ATGAACCAAGATCAGTTAAAAATACCACACGCAACAGCAAAACGGCTGCCCTTGTATTATCGTTTTTTGAAAAACTTATCATCTTCCGGTAAACAAAGGGTGTCTTCTGCTGAATTAAGCGAAGCTGTGAAAGTAGATTCTGCAACAATCCGCAGAGATTTTTCCTACTTTGGCGCATTAGGCAAAAAAGGTTATGGCTACAATGTTAATTATCTGTTGTCGTTCTTCGCAAAGACGTTGAACCAGGATGAAACAACAACCGTAGCATTAATCGGAGTAGGTAACTTAGGCACGGCCTTCTTACATTACAATTTCACCAAAAATAACAATACCAAAATAGAAGTCGCATTCGATGTAGACCGAGCAAAAATCGGCAGCGAAATTGCCGGAGTTCCGATCTATCACACAGAAGACATCGAGCAAGAACTGAAGAACCGAGGCATCGATGTTGCGATCCTCACCGTTCCAGTAGGAGCCGCTCAATCGATCGCCGATCAACTCGAGCGCGCAGGTGTAACAGGCATCTTAAACTTCACACCCGCCCGATTGACCGTCTCACCCGAGATTCGTGTTCATCACATCGATTTAGCTGTTGAATTGCAATCGCTTGTTTATTTTATGAAAAACTATTCTTAA
- a CDS encoding twin-arginine translocase TatA/TatE family subunit, protein MLGPGSIAVIGLAALVMFGPKKLPELGKAAGKTLREFKNATKGMMDEEDDKKESEQLKK, encoded by the coding sequence ATGTTAGGACCAGGAAGTATCGCGGTAATCGGACTTGCAGCTCTTGTTATGTTTGGACCGAAAAAGCTGCCTGAGCTAGGTAAAGCAGCAGGTAAGACGCTTCGCGAGTTCAAAAATGCAACAAAGGGCATGATGGACGAAGAAGATGACAAAAAGGAAAGCGAACAACTGAAGAAGTAA
- the tatC gene encoding twin-arginine translocase subunit TatC, which translates to MTSEKNMSLYGHIGELRKRIIWAILAFFLFLIAGFFLAKPVIVYLQSDPIAKNIQMNAFHLTDPLNVYMTFAFFIGLVLSAPVVLYQLWAFISPGLYENERKVTLMYIPIAFVLFLTGLAFSYFILFPFVVSFMGNVAVALSVEGEYGIQEYFSFLFNITLPFGLLFQFPVLIMFLTRLGIVTPDFLKSIRKVAYFGILVVAGLITPPELLSHLMVTFPLLLLYEISIIISKAAYKKRMKAEVEALVKEREAQAEAVYHD; encoded by the coding sequence ATGACCTCTGAAAAAAATATGTCGCTATACGGTCACATTGGCGAATTACGAAAGCGCATCATATGGGCGATTCTAGCCTTCTTCTTATTCTTGATCGCTGGATTTTTCTTAGCCAAGCCCGTAATCGTATATCTGCAAAGTGACCCAATCGCAAAGAACATTCAGATGAACGCTTTTCATCTAACCGATCCACTGAACGTGTACATGACGTTTGCCTTCTTCATCGGCCTCGTCCTATCCGCACCAGTGGTGTTGTACCAACTCTGGGCATTCATCAGCCCGGGGCTCTATGAGAACGAACGAAAAGTAACGCTTATGTACATCCCGATCGCATTCGTGCTCTTCTTAACGGGACTCGCATTCTCGTACTTTATTCTGTTTCCGTTCGTTGTGAGCTTTATGGGAAATGTCGCCGTGGCACTTAGTGTAGAAGGCGAATACGGAATTCAAGAATACTTCTCATTCCTATTCAACATCACACTGCCGTTCGGCCTGTTGTTCCAGTTCCCAGTCTTGATCATGTTTCTGACTCGACTTGGAATCGTAACACCTGATTTCCTTAAGAGCATTCGAAAAGTAGCCTACTTTGGGATTTTAGTAGTAGCGGGATTGATTACACCGCCAGAGCTGCTGTCTCACTTGATGGTTACGTTCCCGCTCTTGCTTTTATATGAGATCAGCATCATCATATCGAAGGCCGCTTATAAAAAACGCATGAAAGCCGAAGTCGAAGCACTCGTAAAAGAACGAGAAGCCCAGGCAGAAGCTGTGTATCATGATTAA
- a CDS encoding YdiK family protein has protein sequence MKTSPLFMAFLYLGIGVVFTYLAVHYASEYGMTSFWTIITMVVATFDYANAIRYFALNNHLKRKKKK, from the coding sequence ATGAAGACATCACCACTGTTTATGGCATTTTTATATTTAGGGATCGGAGTCGTCTTTACGTACTTAGCCGTTCATTACGCAAGCGAGTACGGCATGACAAGCTTCTGGACCATCATTACGATGGTCGTAGCAACCTTCGATTATGCGAATGCCATCCGCTATTTCGCGTTAAACAACCACTTGAAAAGAAAAAAGAAGAAATAA
- a CDS encoding CPBP family intramembrane glutamic endopeptidase, whose amino-acid sequence MKKKYWWIIFIYIVMQFSGYIGVPLLNELGVPRNQLFGIWGTFSFIVALVIILYMLIPEMRERHRNSKRVSKGSAVLWSIIGIFMAYAAQIIASMIEMNLFGIQPGSENTKQLVEIVKNVKYFMIVTAIVGPILEEIIFRKIIFGSLHKRYNFFISALISSLIFAAVHADFTHLLIYTAMGFTFAFLYVKTQRLIVPIAAHVAMNTLVLIVQVLFADKIKEMEQQLETAQLIIGGLL is encoded by the coding sequence TTGAAGAAAAAATATTGGTGGATCATCTTCATATATATCGTGATGCAATTCTCAGGTTACATTGGGGTTCCACTGTTAAACGAACTTGGTGTTCCTAGAAATCAACTTTTTGGAATTTGGGGAACGTTCAGCTTTATCGTGGCTCTTGTGATTATCCTTTACATGCTGATCCCTGAAATGAGAGAACGCCACCGAAATTCTAAGCGCGTCTCAAAAGGATCTGCCGTTCTATGGTCGATCATCGGTATTTTTATGGCATACGCCGCTCAAATTATCGCGAGCATGATCGAGATGAACCTGTTCGGTATCCAACCTGGATCGGAAAACACGAAGCAACTCGTTGAAATCGTGAAAAACGTTAAATATTTTATGATTGTAACGGCCATCGTTGGGCCAATACTAGAAGAGATCATCTTCCGAAAGATTATTTTCGGCTCTCTTCATAAACGCTATAATTTCTTTATTTCTGCTTTGATCAGTTCTTTAATCTTTGCTGCTGTTCATGCGGATTTCACACACTTATTAATCTACACGGCAATGGGCTTCACGTTCGCTTTTCTTTATGTTAAAACGCAACGCCTTATCGTACCGATCGCTGCACACGTTGCCATGAACACGCTCGTTTTGATCGTTCAAGTATTATTTGCCGATAAAATCAAAGAAATGGAACAACAGCTAGAAACAGCGCAACTGATTATTGGAGGACTATTATGA
- the groES gene encoding co-chaperone GroES has protein sequence MLKPLGDRIIIELVEGEEKTASGIVLPDSAKEKPQEGKVVAVGTGRVTDNGERISLEVSEGNTIIFSKYAGTEVKYQGKEYLILRESDVLAIVG, from the coding sequence TTGTTAAAGCCACTAGGTGACCGTATTATTATTGAGCTTGTAGAAGGTGAAGAAAAAACTGCAAGCGGCATTGTATTGCCAGATTCAGCAAAAGAAAAGCCTCAAGAAGGAAAAGTTGTTGCTGTAGGTACGGGCCGTGTAACGGATAACGGCGAGCGTATCTCTTTAGAAGTTTCTGAAGGCAACACGATTATTTTCTCAAAATACGCTGGTACAGAAGTTAAGTACCAAGGTAAAGAATACTTGATTCTTCGTGAGTCTGACGTTTTAGCGATCGTAGGCTAA
- the groL gene encoding chaperonin GroEL (60 kDa chaperone family; promotes refolding of misfolded polypeptides especially under stressful conditions; forms two stacked rings of heptamers to form a barrel-shaped 14mer; ends can be capped by GroES; misfolded proteins enter the barrel where they are refolded when GroES binds): MAKDIKFSEDARRSMLRGVDALANAVKVTLGPKGRNVVLEKKFGSPLITNDGVTIAKEIELEDAFENMGAKLVAEVASKTNDVAGDGTTTATVLAQAMIREGLKNVTSGANPMVLRKGIEKATAAAVQELKAISKPIEGKESIAQVAAISAADEEVGQLIAEAMERVGNDGVITIEESKGFTTELEVVEGMQFDRGYASPYMVTNSDKMEAELENPYILITDKKITNIQEILPVLEQVVQQGKSLLLIAEDVEGEALATLVVNKLRGTFNAVAVKAPGFGDRRKAMLEDIAVLTGGEVITEELGLDLKTANITQLGTASKVVVTKENTTIVEGAGDSSKIAARVNQIKAQLEETTSEFDKEKLQERLAKLAGGVAVIKVGAATETELKERKLRIEDALNSTRAAVEEGIVSGGGTALVNVLKAIAQVEATGDELTGVKLVLRALEEPVRQIAHNAGLEGSVVVERLKNEEIGIGFNAAAGEWVNMFESGIVDPTKVTRSALQNAASVSAMFLTTEAVIADKPEENAGGGMPDMSGMGMGGMGGMM; encoded by the coding sequence ATGGCTAAAGATATTAAATTTAGTGAAGACGCGCGCCGCTCAATGCTTCGTGGTGTTGATGCACTAGCAAACGCTGTAAAAGTAACACTTGGACCAAAAGGACGTAACGTTGTGCTTGAGAAGAAATTCGGTTCTCCTCTAATCACAAACGACGGTGTTACAATTGCAAAAGAAATCGAGCTTGAAGATGCATTCGAAAACATGGGTGCGAAGCTTGTAGCTGAAGTTGCGAGCAAAACGAACGACGTAGCAGGAGATGGAACAACAACTGCAACCGTTCTTGCTCAAGCGATGATCCGTGAAGGATTGAAGAACGTAACAAGCGGAGCAAACCCAATGGTACTTCGCAAAGGAATCGAAAAAGCAACGGCTGCTGCTGTTCAAGAATTAAAAGCGATCTCTAAACCAATCGAAGGCAAAGAGTCTATCGCACAAGTTGCGGCAATCTCTGCAGCTGACGAAGAAGTAGGACAATTGATTGCTGAAGCGATGGAGCGCGTTGGAAACGACGGCGTTATCACGATTGAAGAATCAAAAGGATTCACAACTGAGCTTGAAGTGGTTGAAGGTATGCAGTTCGATCGCGGATATGCATCTCCATACATGGTAACAAACTCTGACAAGATGGAAGCAGAGCTTGAGAACCCGTACATCCTTATCACAGATAAGAAGATTACGAACATCCAAGAAATCCTTCCAGTTCTTGAGCAAGTGGTACAACAAGGGAAATCTCTATTGTTGATCGCTGAAGACGTTGAAGGTGAAGCACTTGCTACATTAGTAGTTAACAAGCTTCGCGGAACGTTTAATGCAGTAGCTGTAAAAGCTCCTGGATTCGGTGACCGTCGTAAAGCAATGCTAGAAGACATTGCAGTTCTAACTGGCGGTGAAGTGATCACAGAAGAGCTAGGTCTTGACCTTAAGACTGCGAACATCACGCAGCTTGGTACAGCTTCTAAAGTTGTGGTAACAAAAGAAAACACAACTATCGTAGAAGGTGCAGGAGATTCTTCTAAGATCGCAGCTCGTGTTAACCAAATCAAAGCGCAACTCGAAGAAACAACTTCTGAGTTCGATAAAGAAAAATTACAAGAGCGCTTAGCCAAATTAGCTGGTGGAGTAGCGGTAATCAAAGTTGGTGCAGCTACAGAAACTGAGCTTAAAGAGCGTAAACTTCGTATCGAAGACGCACTAAACTCTACGCGTGCAGCAGTTGAAGAGGGGATTGTATCCGGTGGTGGTACAGCTCTAGTTAACGTGCTAAAAGCAATCGCTCAAGTAGAAGCTACTGGAGATGAGTTAACAGGTGTGAAATTAGTACTTCGTGCACTAGAAGAGCCAGTTCGTCAAATCGCACACAACGCAGGTCTTGAAGGATCTGTAGTGGTTGAGCGTCTGAAGAACGAAGAAATCGGAATCGGCTTCAACGCAGCAGCTGGCGAGTGGGTAAACATGTTCGAATCCGGAATCGTTGACCCAACAAAAGTTACACGTTCAGCTCTACAAAACGCAGCATCCGTATCTGCAATGTTCCTAACAACAGAAGCAGTAATCGCGGATAAGCCAGAAGAAAACGCTGGCGGCGGAATGCCTGACATGTCCGGCATGGGCATGGGTGGAATGGGCGGCATGATGTAA